The DNA region GGCCGCTGCCATGCCGGTCATCAATGAAATCTGGGCATTCCAGTCCTCGACTGGAAGCTGTGGCGCCGCGGCAATCCGGTAGCCGCCGTCGGGAAGCTGGACGATTTCCTGTTCGGGCATGTTCAGGCTGGCTCCGCCGCGCGTACGCTCCAGATCCACGCGCTTGAGTCCCACTTCCTTCAGCAGCTGCAGTACCGGGGAGGCGGTTCCGGCGTCGAGCTCGGCCTGGACGCTCTTGTAGCTGAGCTTGGCGCGGCTGCGCATCCGGGCTCTCTGGACAGCCACGGAAGTGACCTGGGCGGCATCATCCAGGTCGAACTCCCACACAAAAGCGGAGCACAGCTGCCCGGCGAGGAGGCTGCCGGCCTGCTCGCTGATGACCTCGGGATGGAGCGGAATCCGGCCGTCCGGAGCGTAGAACGTCTGGCCGCGGCGTCGGGTCTCGGTGTCTAGCGCACCGCCGGGAACAACGAAGGACGGAACGTCCGCGATGGCATAAAGGACCCGGTAGCCTCCGGCTGCGCGCTCGATGAACAGGGCCTGGTCCAGGTCCGTGGAGGACTCCGGATCAATGGTAAGGAACTCAACGTCAGTCATATCGGAGGCCGGCAGCTGCAGTGAAGCCACGGCGGCCTCGGCATCCCGGACCGCTTCCACAGGGTACGGACCCGGCAGCTCCAGCTCGGTTCGCAGAGCGCTCAGCGCCTCCGCGAGGGCGTTTGTCTGCTCATGGACGTTAGGAGACAGGCGATGATGTGACACGAAAATCAGGTTAGCCCGAATTCCTCCGATAGTGCAGGGCATCGGCCCCTGCAGTAGCGCGGGGCTCGTCCGGGAGCTTCAGGACGCGGCTGCGTCCAGCGCGGCAAGCAGGGCCGCGGCCGCCGCTGCGGGGTCCGGGGCCTCCGTGATGGCCCGGACCACCACCACCCTGTCGGCTCCGGCTTGCGCTACCTGTTCAATGTTGTCCAGACCGATACCGCCGATGGCGAACCAGGGGACCGTGCCTGCGGCCGTGCCGGCGCCGGCTTCGCGGACGGCCCGGGCCGCATACTTCACCAGGTCAAGGCCGACGGCGGCCCTGCCGGGCTTGGTGGGGGTGGCCCAAACGGGGCCCACACAGAAATAGTCCAGACCGCCGTCGGTACCGGCTGCGGCGGCGGAGGCTGTGATGGCGCCGTCGATCTGCCCCGTGGAGTGGGTGGACAATCCGATCTGGCCCGTCCTGCCGATCAGCGTGCGTGCTGACGCCAAAGGAAGGTCCTTTTGCCCGATATGGAACACCGGGGCTCCGGAAAGGACGGCAATATCAGCACGGTCGTTGACCGCCCACAGCCGGCCATGGCGCGCGGCAGCAGCCTTCAGGACCTCCAGAAGTTCCAGTTCCTCCGCCGCTTCGATGGCCTTGTCCCGGAGCTGGATGATGTCCACACCGCCGGCAAACGCCGCATCCACGAAGTCGGCGAAGTCGCCGCGGTCCCGACGGGCGTCGGTGCACAGGTACAGCCGTGCACTGCTGACCGACCCGCTGGGCGCACCGCTGCCGGTGGCGTCAGGGCCGGCGGAAGGGGCTGTGCTCGTGGAAAGGGCTGTGCTGGCGGAAAGGGCGGGGTTCATGGAAACCAGCCTAGTTCCTCTAAACTGGGCTGGTACTGCGGGAGCCCGTGGCAGCTGTCATAAAGCGGCCGGGCTGAGAGGGCGTCAGAGCCGACCGCTTGACCTGATCCGGCTAGTACCGGCGTAGGGAAGGAAACCCATGATCCCCCCATCCGGCAGGGCCCCGTCCGGCAGCCTTCCAAAGGCGCTGCGCGCCGACGTGGCAGTGGTCGGCGGCGGAGTCATCGGCCACGGCATCGCATGGGAAGCCAAGCGCTCCGGGCGTTCCGTGGTCCTGATCGATGACGCGCCAGGCTCCGGCGCCAGCTGGGCAGCCGCCGGCATGCTCGCCCCTGTCAGCGAGCTGCACTACCAGGAGGAAGACCTCCTGGAGCTCATGCTCGAGTCCTCCGGCCAGTGGCCGGCCTTCGCAGCGGACCTTGCTGAGGCAGCGGGCCGGGATCCCGGCTACCTGACGACGACGACCATCGCCGTCGGCGCGGACGCCGCGGACCGCAGGGCACTCATGGACCTGCGGACAGTGCAGCAGGCCAATGGCCTGCCGGTAGAACCCCTCACCGTTCGCGAGGCCAGGAGCAGGGAGGCCCTCCTCAGCCCGGCTGTCTCGTGTGCCCTGGACATCCCCTCCGATCATCAGGTGGACCCGCGGAGGCTCGTGGCGTGCCTGCGGCTTGCATTGGCTGCCCAGCAGGGTGGTTCGGGAACCGCCGTCGACGGTGCCCACGAAGGGTTCGCCGTCGCAGACCGGGCAACGTCCCTTTTGTGGCACGACGGCCGGGTGAGCGGTGTGCGGCTCGCGGGCGGCGGGACGGTGCTTGCCGGCGAAACAGTGGTGGCCAACGGGCTTCAGGCGGCTTCCCTGGAGGACCTGCCGGAAGGGCTCAAGCTGCCGCTGCGCCCGGTCTATGGGGACATCCTCCGGCTGGCGGTTCCACAGCATCTCCGGCCGCTGGTCACGTCCACGGTACGCGGCCTGGTCCACGGTGTTCCGGTGTATATCGTTCCGAGGCAGGACGGCACTGTAGTGATCGGGGCCACCCAGCGTGAGGACGCGCCGTCGGCAGCCGGGGCTGAGGCGGTCTCCGCCGGCGGCGTCTACCGGCTGCTGCGGGACGCCCAGGTCCTGGTGCCCGCCGTCGCCGAGCTGGAACTCCTGGAAAGCACAGCCAGGGCACGCCCAGGCACCCCGGACAACGCCCCGCTGCTGGGCAGGGTACAGGTCCCCGGAAGCCCGGAACACGTGGCCGGGGTGATCATCGCCACCGGGTTCTTCCGCCACGGCGTACTGCTCACTCCAGCAGCGGCCGCCGTCTGCCGGTCACTGATGGACGGCAGCGAGGACGCCCGCTGGCGGGCCTTCAGCCCCGCCAGGTTTTCCCGCAGGCATCAGGACACCTTTGACCTACATAAGGAATCAGCATGAACATCACCCTTAACGGTTCGCAGCATGCCGTGGCCGACGGCGCCTCCATCACCGCCCTGGTCAGCCAGATCACCGGCCGCCCGCTCGCCGCCGACGGTCAGGCGACGGACGGGCAGAAACTCGGCGTGGCCGTGGCGCACAATTCCGAAGTAGTGCCCCGCAGCCGGTGGTACGTCACGGCGCTCGCCGAGGGTGACGACGTGGAACTGGTCACAGCAGTCCAGGGAGGCTGACACCATGACAGAAACCAGCAGCATCAGCACACTGAACCAGCCGGAGCACGCGGACAGCCTGGTCATCGACGGCGTCACGCTCGGGTCCCGCCTCATCATGGGCACCGGCGGTGCGCCCAGCCTTGACGGGCTGGGTGCCGCCCTGCTCGCGTCCGGAACCGAGCTGACCACAGTGGCCATGCGGCGGTATTCGCCGGCCGAAACAGGATCGCTTTTCCAGCTCCTGGTGGACCATGGCATCCGGGTCCTGCCCAACACTGCCGGCTGCTTCACCGCGCGGGACGCCATCACGACGGCGGAACTGGCCCGCGAAGCGCTGGAGACCGACTGGGTCAAACTTGAAGTCATCGCCGACGAGCAGACCCTCCTCCCGGACGCAGTAGAACTCGTGGACGCCACGGAGCAGCTGGTCAACCGCGGGTTCAAAGTGTTCGCCTACACCAACGACGACCCCGTCCTGGCCCTGCGGCTCGAGAACCTTGGGGCCACCGCCGTGATGCCGCTGGGAGCGCCCATCGGGACCGGCCTGGGGATCCTGAATCCGCACAACATCGAGCTGATCGTTTCCCGGGCTTCGGTTCCCGTAGTGCTGGACGCCGGCATCGGCACGGCCTCGGATGCAGCGCTTGCCATGGAACTGGGCTGCGACGCAGTCCTGCTGGCAACCGCCGTGACCCGTGCGCAGAATCCGGCCCGGATGGGCGAGGCCTTCAAACACGCCGTCATCGCCGGTAGGCTGGCGAAGGCGGCCGGGCGGATACCGCGCCGCGAGCACGCCCTGGCGTCATCGGCCATGGAAGGCCGGGCAGAGTTCCTCTAGACCGGCTCCCAGTGCCGTTGGCCGGGACCGGGCTCATCCAGGACGAGCCAAGGAGTCAGCGATGGCCGGCAAGGAAGACATTCTCACCCGCACCCGGATCGACGAAGCCCTCAACGCGCTGCCCGACTGGCGCTACCGCCTGGGCGGACTGGTCACGGTCTTTAAGGCGCCGACGGCGGCCGCCGCGCTGGAGCTGATGGCCGCCGTCGGGCGTCTGGCGGAAGAGCAGAACCATCATCCGGACCTCGACTGGCGCTACAACCGGGTGTTCATCCGCTTCACCTCCCACGACGCAGGAGGCGAGGTCACAGAGCGT from Arthrobacter pascens includes:
- the thiE gene encoding thiamine phosphate synthase, which encodes MNPALSASTALSTSTAPSAGPDATGSGAPSGSVSSARLYLCTDARRDRGDFADFVDAAFAGGVDIIQLRDKAIEAAEELELLEVLKAAAARHGRLWAVNDRADIAVLSGAPVFHIGQKDLPLASARTLIGRTGQIGLSTHSTGQIDGAITASAAAAGTDGGLDYFCVGPVWATPTKPGRAAVGLDLVKYAARAVREAGAGTAAGTVPWFAIGGIGLDNIEQVAQAGADRVVVVRAITEAPDPAAAAAALLAALDAAAS
- the thiO gene encoding glycine oxidase ThiO translates to MIPPSGRAPSGSLPKALRADVAVVGGGVIGHGIAWEAKRSGRSVVLIDDAPGSGASWAAAGMLAPVSELHYQEEDLLELMLESSGQWPAFAADLAEAAGRDPGYLTTTTIAVGADAADRRALMDLRTVQQANGLPVEPLTVREARSREALLSPAVSCALDIPSDHQVDPRRLVACLRLALAAQQGGSGTAVDGAHEGFAVADRATSLLWHDGRVSGVRLAGGGTVLAGETVVANGLQAASLEDLPEGLKLPLRPVYGDILRLAVPQHLRPLVTSTVRGLVHGVPVYIVPRQDGTVVIGATQREDAPSAAGAEAVSAGGVYRLLRDAQVLVPAVAELELLESTARARPGTPDNAPLLGRVQVPGSPEHVAGVIIATGFFRHGVLLTPAAAAVCRSLMDGSEDARWRAFSPARFSRRHQDTFDLHKESA
- the thiS gene encoding sulfur carrier protein ThiS produces the protein MNITLNGSQHAVADGASITALVSQITGRPLAADGQATDGQKLGVAVAHNSEVVPRSRWYVTALAEGDDVELVTAVQGG
- a CDS encoding thiazole synthase, with protein sequence MTETSSISTLNQPEHADSLVIDGVTLGSRLIMGTGGAPSLDGLGAALLASGTELTTVAMRRYSPAETGSLFQLLVDHGIRVLPNTAGCFTARDAITTAELAREALETDWVKLEVIADEQTLLPDAVELVDATEQLVNRGFKVFAYTNDDPVLALRLENLGATAVMPLGAPIGTGLGILNPHNIELIVSRASVPVVLDAGIGTASDAALAMELGCDAVLLATAVTRAQNPARMGEAFKHAVIAGRLAKAAGRIPRREHALASSAMEGRAEFL